ttattagaaaaataaaagtgcCGAAGTTTAATCTCACATGGTGATGCAAATGCTCATACCAAACATCCATGTGATCCCATTTCACACGGGAATGCTCCTCAACTCTCCCCTTACAATTAAAGGTGCAGATTACATTTCCACAGTCCCCCAAAACGCATCTTGACCGTCCTTGTGAGTCCACAGTTTTGCACAGGGGTTGGCTGAGTTTGTCCAACTCTTGTCCCCCAAACGCAGAGGCAAAATGCCTCAAAGGTGCTGCTACCGCTACCGACAGCTTAGCTTTCCTTTGTCCATAATTCATGTAAATTAAAGAGaaagtatataaaaaattaaacaaatttaagGCATTACCACAACTCCCACTCCTTCCTTTAATCATATCTATAAAATACAACACGCACTTGCATTCCCACCTCCCCACAAAGCAAACACATTTCTAACTTCTCCACaacaaaaaaagggaagaaaaaaagaaagagaaagaagaacttggttcttttgggtttttgctaGAGCAGATTATTGGGTGTTGTTTCTTGAGGTTCAATAATTCGGTATAGTATTCGTGTCGAAGATTCTTGGTTAAAAATGGAAAGCAAGGCACATGAGAAAGATCTCAACCTCAAGGCAACAGAGCTGACACTTGGGTTGCCAGGGAGAGATGAAATTATTGAGCTTCCTAATCAAAACAAGAAGAGAGGACTGCCAGTTGACccaaaaaatgaagaaggaagcaCTGATACTAAAAACGCTCAAAAGGAAACCCCTCCTGCAAAGTAAgtcattttattaattaatcatgTTTAGCTGAATTTATCTCGTAAGAAATATGTTGAATGAGCTATAgatttgagttgtttgttgtACTCAGAAAGTTTTGATGTGTTGGTATGACAGGGCACAAATAGTGGGGTGGCCACCGATCAGATCTTATAGGAAGAACAGCCTCCAAGCAAATAAAAATGCAGAGGGTGAGACTGCTACTGGGATTTATGTGAAGGTGAGCATGGATGGAGCACCTTACCTCAGAAAGATTGATCTTAAGGTTTACAAATGCTACCCAGAACTCCTCAAGGCCTTGGAAGTCATGTTTAAGTTTACTATAGGTCAATACTCAGAGAGGGAAGGCTACAAAGGATCAGAATATGCACCTACTTATAAGGACAAAGATGGTGATTGGATGCTGGTTGGAGATGTTCCATGGGAgtaagttctctctctctctctctctctctctctctctctctctctctctctctctttctctctctctctctctctctctctcacataagTCTTCTGTTGTTATTACAGTATGTTCATGTCATCCTGCAAGAAGTTGAGAATCATGAAAGGATCAGAGGCCAGAGGCTTGGGGTGTGATGTATGAAAAAGACATGTCAACCCAAAAGAGCAAGGGAGAAGGAAAGAtatatcctctctctctctctctctctctcgatctcATGATATGCATGGAGAGAAAATTTTATATCACAGCTTGGGTTATCGACGAAGATATTCAGATCTTAGTCTCCTTAATGACCGACATATCTTCTCTGGAGTTGATTGGGATTGTAGACAGAAGCAGAAGATAATCTAGCTGGTGAAGTAATTACAGATTCATTCCTTAAGTTTGGCACCAAGATTTGTTTGCGGTTTGCGCATCCGTGATTGATGCTGTATCGTATTGTTTCTTATGATTCAGTCAGACCAAAACTGCATAAAGAGAGTTTGGTTCTAAAGAGATTGTATAGAAAGGAAGAGGGACGTTTAATGTTTTGGCTATGAGCTTGTACTATTGATATTTGATATGGATCAATATATATGTGGTATAAAGCTTATGTATTTTGAGTACATATGTGTGTAGAAATTTCAGACTGCATGCAGATTTTGTACCCCTTTCTGTTGTAATACAAGTTGAGAAAGATTTAATTCGAtgttcaatatttttttctgAGATTTAATTCGAtgttcaatatttttttctgTTCGATTTCATAATTTCATTCCACTCCTTAAACATGATCAAATTGACAACTACGTACAAACATTTCACCTTACGAGTAACAGATTTGGATGTTCAGGATAGGGTGCTGCAAAAATCTTTCAAGGGTTATTGAtgcatcttatcttatcctatctagtgatcatatttttatcacaagCCACCACACATTTCAATCTGCTAAGAATTTATGACACCTGTAATTAGAATAAGAAGTTTGTTTAGGCAGTAATTAAGCTAGTGTTGTACTAGCATAAGTAGTCTTCTTTGTAATGAGTTCTTCATTAAGAAATAATATTGAATCTTCTGTTTTCCCTCGTCTCTCTTCGatattctctctctttctgcaaTCTCTATCTTCAATGGATCTCTCTCTTGCTTAACATATAGGATAACAAAGATGCAAAAGCAACAAGCTCAAAAAGAACAGTTTGAATAACCACAAAAATTGCCTTCTTTGTTTGGTCAACAAAAGATGCTGAAATtcagatttaatttttttcttgggCTTACGGATTAATTGGTTAAGAGTCACCTATACCTAAGATTTCAAGCTTGATTCTCTTTCCTTAATATCACTTTTATGAATGGAAATAAGAACATTAATTTATTCTTTCAACCTAGCATAAGGCAAAGTTACTAATGACTCATTTGggtgtgcttttaaattaattgaaagagcttttagagaaaatatttctggattccaaaagcacttttaagtgctttctacaagaagtattagttatgtgcttctttcaggaagcactttaagtgatttttcagaatttattagcatttttactaatgattgtttctaaaaatattttcactaaaagcacttttagtcattttaaaagcacattcaaacaagttctaaggccatctccaaccgagggctggccagatggctcattttagccatctgaccctccaagatattaatattttaatgaacaatacagggccatatttgcctccatctccaaccgagggccatagggctcattttagccctgtcacaaaaaaccgtctccaactgagggtcacagggtcatagggccaaacatactttattatttaaaaattacaacgtaaattcaaatccaatggctaagtgacgtcagctAACCATTGGTAGCTGACATCAGCTAGCCGTTagatttgaattcttttttgttataaatagggtggatattgggctataattcacacaactttgaattcaatctatttcaattcaatctctttcaattcaattttttcaattcaagtttgcaatgaatttcaactttggatcctcttcggattccaactTCCAACTAGGGGTCCTcgtccaattccaaattggaagcaaaatgggtgcaaatgagacgagaagatgaggagtctaatgaagaagttcaagtaaggcGCAACAAATAAAATAGAGCAGCAGCCATGGTTGCGGCCATGGTGTGTTAGCCAACTaaggaacaacctcaatgggaTGACTCTATTGCTGGTCGCTCTTACAGACCATGAAACAGATCGATGGCGCATGCCA
This Pyrus communis chromosome 6, drPyrComm1.1, whole genome shotgun sequence DNA region includes the following protein-coding sequences:
- the LOC137737990 gene encoding auxin-induced protein 22D-like; amino-acid sequence: MESKAHEKDLNLKATELTLGLPGRDEIIELPNQNKKRGLPVDPKNEEGSTDTKNAQKETPPAKAQIVGWPPIRSYRKNSLQANKNAEGETATGIYVKVSMDGAPYLRKIDLKVYKCYPELLKALEVMFKFTIGQYSEREGYKGSEYAPTYKDKDGDWMLVGDVPWDMFMSSCKKLRIMKGSEARGLGCDV